A segment of the Amycolatopsis thermophila genome:
CCTGGTTCCCGAGGAAGAACTTCAGGTACCGCTCGTCGACGTGCTGCAGGTCGAGCAGGGTGAAGAAGTCGGCGACGGCGAAGTCCGGGTCGTGCGCGGGCGGGCCGCAGACCTTCGCGCCGAGCCGCGTGTAGCCCTTGATCAGCGGCGGCAGCATCGACCGGGACGGACGGGCGATGTCCGCGTCCCCCCACGGGTTCAGCGGCGTGACGCGCTGCGATTCGGGCGCGTAGTGCTTGGCGCGGATGACGTCCCACACCCCGGCCGCGTACGCGCCGCCGTCGGTCAGCGGGACCGACGCGCACCCGCCGAGGTAGCGGTGCCCGGACAGCAGCATGTACCGCCCGATCCCGGCCCACACCAGGCTCACCACGGCGCCGGTGCGGTGGTCGGGGTGCACGCA
Coding sequences within it:
- a CDS encoding GNAT family N-acetyltransferase, coding for MTRSQLLVSTDNQDGQLPEGAARYSLLVAYDNEEVVAAQRLRYQVFAEEMGARLHSAPGLDADRFDEFCDHLVVRDDNTGEIVGTYRMLPPGRAAAAGGLYSETEFDLTNLAGLRGSLVETGRSCVHPDHRTGAVVSLVWAGIGRYMLLSGHRYLGGCASVPLTDGGAYAAGVWDVIRAKHYAPESQRVTPLNPWGDADIARPSRSMLPPLIKGYTRLGAKVCGPPAHDPDFAVADFFTLLDLQHVDERYLKFFLGNQA